A DNA window from Entelurus aequoreus isolate RoL-2023_Sb linkage group LG24, RoL_Eaeq_v1.1, whole genome shotgun sequence contains the following coding sequences:
- the szl gene encoding sizzled gives MSAALVLIIALWASPLAAFDLGQSTRCVAIPHQMKVCKDVGYSEMRLPNFLGHSNLEREVVPRSEDWRPLLQTGCHPQAQAFLCSLIAPVCLDNFIQPCRSLCVAVRDSCAPVLACQGHPWPEALDCERFPTEEDTCLSPHAKFSHFAKDLPKAACQNCPTVVEAPAMRTVLDAFCQHDFAVSAKLHRRRLLTGDPEFKVEGRVEFIRQGPLLPYDTHHLLHQWLLINLPCSNALVRPGRSQLYVLTGSVQADGILAITRLFPWHRKDANIAMATRKWKRHRCQV, from the exons ATGTCCGCCGCGCTCGTCCTCATCATCGCTCTCTGGGCGTCCCCTCTGGCGGCCTTCGACCTGGGCCAGTCCACCCGGTGCGTGGCCATCCCCCACCAGATGAAGGTGTGCAAGGACGTGGGTTACTCCGAGATGCGCCTTCCCAACTTTTTGGGCCATAGCAACCTGGAAAGGGAGGTGGTGCCTCGCTCGGAAGACTGGAGGCCGCTGCTGCAGACGGGCTGCCATCCTCAGGCCCAAGCCTTCCTCTGCTCGCTCATCGCTCCCGTCTGTCTCGACAA TTTCATCCAGCCCTGTCGCAGCCTGTGCGTGGCTGTGAGGGACAGCTGTGCCCCCGTGCTCGCCTGCCAGGGTCACCCTTGGCCAGAAGCACTTGACTGCGAGCGCTTCCCCACCGAGGAGGACACCTGCTTGTCTCCTCACGCCAAGTTCAGCCACTTTGCTAAAG ATTTGCCCAAAGCGGCCTGTCAGAACTGCCCCACAGTGGTAGAAGCTCCTGCCATGAGAACAGTCCTGGATGCTTTTTGCCAGCATGACTTTG CCGTCAGCGCCAAGCTGCACCGCCGCCGCCTCCTCACTGGCGACCCCGAGTTTAAGGTGGAAGGCCGGGTGGAGTTCATCCGCCAGGGCCCCCTGTTGCCGTACGACACCCACCACCTCCTCCACCAATGGCTGCTCATCAACCTGCCCTGTTCCAACGCTCTGGTGCGGCCCGGCCGCTCTCAACTCTACGTGCTGACGGGCTCCGTGCAGGCGGACGGCATCCTCGCCATCACTCGCCTCTTCCCCTGGCACAGGAAGGATGCAAACATCGCCATGGCAACACGCAAGTGGAAGCGTCACAGATGTCAAgtttga